In Parabacteroides sp. FAFU027, the following proteins share a genomic window:
- a CDS encoding RagB/SusD family nutrient uptake outer membrane protein translates to MKKYINIIAGIFVFLAITGLTSCTDYLDKSPDATVSSTDAFINFTNFQGFTEELYCCVPDFIGKTWATDWNLADEVLHKDGGIWLNDEFDKGNYWGWTTVQWISYLDAGSPNTSNNSTFDKGLWPNAWYGIRKANLGLANLDKLQDATQEEKDLIKGQLLFFRAWFHFELMTYWGGLPYIDRVLTSTEKLELPRLTYQQTAERVAEDLRAAADLLPVDWDKTTAGALTSGKNQQRITKMVALAYLGKNYLYAGSPLMNKASTGNAGFNPEYCKKAAKAFGEMLSIVDSGDSWLKLVDFKDYSTLFYTNGSSKIPGYPEAVFQSPVYSSWFKGCPWGPSSIFQAKCIGAGYSSPNARFVENYGMANGLPISDPESGYNPADPWSNRDPRFYNDIVIDGDKIIKGSAPADKEKYRYAALYTGGAARDNAGASRTGYLLRKLTPMTTNDIDGYPNNYMHLSYMRLADVYLMYAEAVLQGYGDATKTDPDYTKLTAEQAFNKVRTRCGASPVASKYVADKDKFMSEIVRERAVELGFEGDFRFNDLRRWLMWNDKKYLEKTAVDFDRGANGKPINIKERVVTTRIFSEKNYWLPLKINDVTLYPSFGQNPGY, encoded by the coding sequence ATGAAAAAGTATATCAATATAATTGCCGGAATCTTCGTTTTTCTGGCAATAACCGGACTTACCTCTTGTACGGATTATCTGGATAAGTCACCTGATGCAACTGTCTCCTCAACGGATGCTTTTATCAACTTTACGAATTTTCAGGGTTTTACTGAAGAGTTATATTGTTGTGTTCCGGACTTCATTGGAAAAACTTGGGCAACTGACTGGAATTTGGCTGATGAAGTTCTTCATAAAGATGGTGGTATTTGGTTGAACGATGAATTTGATAAAGGTAATTATTGGGGATGGACTACAGTACAATGGATATCCTATCTTGATGCCGGATCCCCTAATACTAGTAATAACTCGACTTTCGATAAAGGTCTATGGCCTAATGCCTGGTATGGTATTCGTAAAGCCAATTTAGGATTAGCCAATTTGGATAAACTACAAGATGCGACCCAGGAAGAGAAGGATTTAATCAAAGGTCAGTTGTTGTTTTTCCGCGCCTGGTTTCATTTTGAATTAATGACCTATTGGGGAGGGCTTCCCTATATCGATAGAGTTTTAACTTCTACTGAAAAACTTGAACTCCCTCGTTTAACTTACCAACAAACAGCTGAGCGGGTAGCAGAAGACTTACGTGCTGCTGCGGATCTATTGCCTGTCGATTGGGATAAGACGACTGCAGGGGCCTTAACCTCAGGTAAGAATCAGCAACGTATTACCAAAATGGTAGCATTGGCGTATCTCGGAAAAAATTATTTGTATGCAGGTAGTCCTTTGATGAATAAAGCTTCTACCGGTAATGCAGGTTTTAATCCTGAATATTGTAAAAAAGCGGCGAAAGCGTTTGGTGAGATGTTGAGTATCGTGGATAGCGGCGACAGTTGGCTTAAATTGGTTGATTTTAAGGATTACTCAACTTTATTCTATACAAATGGTAGTAGTAAGATACCAGGATATCCTGAGGCCGTTTTCCAATCTCCTGTTTATAGTTCCTGGTTTAAAGGATGTCCATGGGGTCCATCTTCAATATTTCAAGCCAAGTGTATCGGGGCTGGTTATTCTTCGCCTAATGCTCGGTTTGTAGAAAATTACGGTATGGCTAATGGATTGCCTATTAGTGATCCGGAATCAGGATATAATCCGGCAGATCCGTGGTCAAATCGTGACCCTCGTTTTTATAACGATATTGTAATTGATGGAGATAAAATTATCAAAGGTTCAGCTCCTGCTGATAAAGAGAAGTATCGTTATGCTGCTTTATATACCGGAGGTGCTGCCAGAGATAATGCAGGAGCAAGCCGTACCGGATATTTATTGAGGAAGTTAACTCCGATGACAACCAATGACATTGATGGATATCCGAACAATTATATGCATTTGTCTTATATGCGTTTGGCGGATGTGTATCTGATGTATGCCGAAGCTGTACTGCAAGGTTATGGAGATGCAACAAAAACAGATCCTGATTATACAAAACTAACAGCTGAACAAGCGTTTAACAAGGTTCGTACGCGTTGTGGAGCTTCTCCTGTTGCGAGTAAATATGTTGCTGATAAGGATAAATTTATGAGCGAAATTGTTCGTGAGAGAGCTGTTGAATTAGGTTTTGAAGGAGACTTCCGCTTTAATGACTTACGTCGTTGGTTGATGTGGAACGATAAAAAATATCTGGAAAAAACAGCTGTTGATTTTGACCGTGGAGCAAATGGAAAACCGATTAATATAAAGGAGCGGGTAGTTACAACTCGTATTTTCAGTGAAAAGAATTATTGGTTGCCTCTTAAGATAAATGATGTGACGTTATATCCGTCATTTGGCCAAAATCCAGGTTATTAA
- a CDS encoding SusC/RagA family TonB-linked outer membrane protein yields the protein MMKLIRIGTILCGLGFASLANVVGQTADMKRAKISNSDSLVHVAYGTVNKNDLSGTVSVLNPTEYLDKHFGNYPLEGVDAFIGGSNLWNIGSSLVLVDGVPRAITDVTASEIDQISYIKGANAVVLYGSRAANGVILITTKRGKEGQLIKNVRVNGGVNMPKSYPKYLGSAEYMTYYNQACKNDGLAALYDDATISNYASHANLYRYPDLDYYSSDFLRSMSNTYSANTEFSGGTERARFYTLVGIQNQNSLLNFGEGKNENNMRFNVRGNVDLKLNDFISTYLNVSTVFYDSRTALGNYWSQAATLQPNRFSPFIPISLIIPGATQSLYYVKTSHNIIDGQYLLGGTQQYLTNPIADVYAAGHQNYTSRQFQFTDGVDVDLKNTLKGLSAHAQMSVDFSNIYNTVVNKTYAAYVPEWVNGTPSDSIKSLNNYTTKDTNPGVQNITNTWNDQIIDFNAHIDYVNTFDQKHNVSAMLVGAGTIRRQTGDFQNRTNSNLGLQLGYNYDHKYYADFSGALINSTKLSSANRVAFSPTLGLGWVISEEDFLKGSDMLNRLKLSASAGVINTDLDFGVNDYFLYNSKYSSTDYFSWSDGTYVNRATASARWGNKNLTFAKRKELNFSLEGSLFNRALDLRSTAFFIKKDGIPVQPITQYPVYFTQGYPSSSFVPYINYGANSYKGFDFQFNYSKKVGSVNLSVGGAGTYVATEVLKRDEFYVDKYRNRVGKPVDALFGLQSEGLFADQSDIDNHPVQKFGVVKPGDIKYKDQNGDGVIDEKDEVMIGRWGSPFTCGLNLTTEWKNFTLFVLGTGSFGGTAVKNNDYYWISGNKKYSEVVRDSWTEETKATAKYPRLTTLSGDNNFRYSDFWTYSTDRVNLSKVQLTYTLPKRVLGNSVLKKVNIYVSGNDLLTIAKNRDVLELNVGSAPQTRFYNLGVKAEF from the coding sequence ATGATGAAACTTATAAGAATAGGAACAATATTATGCGGATTAGGATTTGCCTCATTAGCCAATGTGGTGGGGCAGACCGCTGATATGAAAAGAGCAAAGATTTCAAACAGCGATTCTTTGGTACACGTTGCTTATGGAACCGTTAATAAGAATGATTTGTCCGGTACTGTATCCGTATTGAATCCAACAGAATATCTGGATAAGCATTTTGGAAATTATCCGTTAGAGGGTGTTGATGCTTTTATTGGTGGAAGTAATCTATGGAATATTGGATCTTCATTAGTATTGGTAGATGGGGTGCCTCGTGCCATAACGGATGTAACTGCTTCTGAAATTGATCAGATCTCTTACATTAAAGGCGCAAATGCCGTTGTTTTGTACGGTAGTCGTGCTGCAAATGGCGTAATCCTGATTACGACAAAACGTGGTAAAGAAGGTCAGCTAATAAAAAATGTTCGCGTGAATGGCGGGGTTAATATGCCGAAATCATATCCCAAATATCTGGGATCGGCAGAATACATGACCTATTACAATCAGGCATGTAAGAACGATGGATTGGCAGCTCTTTATGATGATGCAACAATAAGTAATTATGCATCGCATGCGAATTTGTACCGATATCCGGATTTAGATTACTATTCGTCTGACTTTTTGCGTAGTATGTCTAATACATATTCAGCCAATACAGAGTTTTCCGGAGGTACTGAACGAGCACGTTTTTATACTTTAGTTGGCATTCAGAATCAAAATTCTTTATTGAATTTTGGCGAAGGTAAAAATGAAAATAACATGCGGTTCAATGTGCGTGGTAATGTCGATTTGAAATTGAATGATTTTATCAGCACTTATCTTAATGTTTCAACTGTATTTTATGATAGTCGAACAGCTTTAGGTAATTATTGGAGTCAGGCGGCAACATTGCAACCTAACCGTTTTTCTCCGTTTATTCCTATAAGTCTGATAATTCCGGGAGCAACACAATCACTGTACTATGTAAAAACGAGTCATAATATAATTGACGGACAATATTTGCTTGGAGGTACTCAGCAATATTTGACGAATCCTATCGCAGATGTGTACGCTGCTGGGCATCAGAATTACACCAGTCGTCAATTTCAGTTTACAGATGGAGTAGATGTGGATCTGAAGAATACATTAAAGGGTCTTTCGGCTCATGCCCAGATGAGTGTGGATTTTTCCAATATCTATAATACTGTTGTTAACAAGACATATGCGGCTTATGTGCCGGAATGGGTTAATGGAACACCGTCTGACTCTATTAAAAGCTTGAATAATTACACTACGAAAGATACTAATCCAGGTGTACAGAATATTACTAATACATGGAACGATCAAATTATTGATTTTAATGCACATATAGATTATGTCAATACCTTTGATCAAAAACATAATGTATCTGCGATGTTGGTTGGAGCTGGGACAATTCGCCGCCAAACCGGTGATTTCCAAAACCGAACTAATAGTAATTTAGGTTTGCAATTAGGCTATAATTACGATCATAAGTATTATGCCGATTTCAGTGGAGCTTTAATTAACTCAACAAAGTTGTCGTCAGCAAATCGTGTAGCCTTTTCGCCAACATTAGGTTTAGGTTGGGTGATAAGCGAAGAGGATTTCCTAAAAGGTTCGGATATGCTAAATCGTTTAAAATTATCAGCCTCTGCCGGTGTGATAAATACAGACCTGGATTTTGGAGTTAATGATTATTTCTTGTACAATTCAAAATATTCATCTACTGATTATTTTTCCTGGAGTGATGGTACTTATGTGAATCGAGCAACAGCTTCAGCACGTTGGGGGAATAAAAATCTTACTTTTGCTAAGAGAAAAGAGTTGAATTTTAGTTTGGAAGGAAGTTTGTTTAACCGTGCATTAGATTTGCGCTCTACGGCATTCTTCATTAAAAAAGATGGTATTCCGGTACAACCAATTACTCAATATCCGGTTTATTTTACCCAAGGATACCCATCCTCTTCATTTGTTCCATACATTAACTATGGAGCCAACAGTTACAAGGGTTTTGACTTTCAATTTAATTACAGTAAAAAAGTAGGAAGTGTCAATCTGTCTGTTGGAGGAGCCGGGACTTATGTTGCAACAGAAGTGCTAAAGAGAGATGAGTTTTATGTTGATAAATATCGTAACCGTGTAGGAAAGCCTGTTGATGCCCTGTTTGGGTTACAGAGTGAAGGTCTTTTTGCTGATCAAAGTGATATTGATAACCATCCTGTACAAAAATTCGGAGTAGTTAAGCCCGGGGATATCAAGTATAAAGATCAGAATGGTGATGGTGTAATTGATGAAAAAGACGAAGTGATGATTGGTCGTTGGGGTAGTCCGTTTACCTGTGGTTTGAATTTGACTACTGAATGGAAAAACTTTACTTTGTTTGTGCTTGGAACTGGATCGTTTGGTGGTACAGCTGTTAAGAATAATGATTATTACTGGATTTCTGGTAATAAGAAATACTCTGAAGTGGTGCGTGATAGTTGGACTGAGGAGACAAAAGCTACTGCCAAATATCCTCGTTTAACAACATTAAGTGGTGATAACAATTTCCGTTACTCTGATTTCTGGACTTACAGTACCGATAGAGTTAATCTCTCAAAAGTCCAATTGACTTATACCTTACCAAAACGAGTGTTAGGTAATTCGGTTCTGAAGAAAGTAAATATCTATGTTAGTGGAAATGACTTGCTCACAATCGCTAAAAATAGAGACGTTTTAGAGCTTAATGTAGGTAGTGCACCACAAACCCGTTTCTATAATTTGGGTGTTAAGGCTGAATTTTAA
- a CDS encoding RagB/SusD family nutrient uptake outer membrane protein, producing the protein MKNKLLTLVASVMLFSSCSGLLSPADQNDRELDGIYTDAPFAEGLLLDAYVRIPSNGYSFNDVATDDAVSNNKDNSYLLMATGKWSSLNNPTDQWTNANAAIQYLNTLLAESDKVTWATSGKYTNEMFNDRIKGEAYGLRALFMYNLLQAHGGWTADGKLLGFPILTKPQNPNSDFKLPRNTYKECLDRIYMDLDSAEYFLPLDFEDVASASKIPAKYADKTIVSDYNRVFGAYNRQRLSARIVKGIRSRVSLLAASPAFSSGTSVPWDKAADDAAAVLDLINGISGMASNGGYWYAKKNSSEISGLSNGVNPKEVLWRTNVSDENGLEKDNYPPTLFGSGRINPTQNLVDAFPMLNGYPITDSKSTFDANNPYKNRDPRLAQYIVVNNSTMGPSSSPIFTSVGKTDDGLNAIAKSTRTGYYMRKLLREDVNLNPSSTNTQKHYVARIRYTEIFLSYAEAANEAWGPDGKGTHNYSARDVIAAIRKRAGIKQPDSYLQSISTKEDMRTLIHNERRLELCFEGSRFWDLRRWKENIKTTAKGVTIDASGTISYNDVEPRVYGDHMLYGPLPYTEVLKWGLEQNAGW; encoded by the coding sequence ATGAAAAATAAATTATTGACATTGGTCGCTTCAGTCATGTTGTTTTCAAGCTGTTCGGGCTTGTTATCCCCTGCTGATCAAAACGACCGCGAACTCGATGGGATTTACACTGATGCTCCATTTGCAGAAGGACTTCTGCTAGATGCCTATGTTCGCATACCATCGAATGGATATTCTTTCAATGATGTTGCGACAGATGATGCTGTGTCCAATAATAAAGACAATAGTTATCTTCTGATGGCAACCGGAAAGTGGTCATCTTTAAATAATCCAACGGATCAATGGACAAACGCTAATGCTGCAATTCAATATTTGAATACATTGTTAGCGGAGTCTGATAAGGTAACATGGGCTACATCCGGGAAATATACAAACGAAATGTTTAATGACCGGATTAAAGGAGAAGCATACGGGTTAAGAGCTCTTTTTATGTATAATCTTTTGCAAGCTCATGGAGGTTGGACAGCAGACGGGAAACTTTTGGGTTTTCCAATTCTTACGAAACCCCAAAACCCGAATTCAGACTTCAAGTTACCGCGTAATACATATAAAGAGTGTCTGGATCGGATCTATATGGACTTAGATTCAGCGGAATATTTTCTTCCATTAGATTTTGAAGATGTCGCTTCTGCAAGTAAGATTCCGGCAAAATATGCAGATAAAACGATTGTGTCAGATTATAATCGGGTGTTTGGTGCATACAACAGACAACGTCTATCAGCTCGTATTGTTAAAGGAATACGTTCAAGAGTTTCCTTGTTGGCGGCAAGTCCGGCGTTTAGTAGTGGCACATCTGTGCCATGGGATAAAGCTGCGGATGATGCTGCAGCAGTACTTGATCTGATTAACGGTATATCAGGTATGGCTAGTAATGGTGGTTATTGGTATGCTAAAAAGAACTCGTCTGAGATTAGTGGTTTATCCAATGGGGTAAACCCGAAAGAGGTGCTTTGGAGAACGAATGTATCCGATGAAAATGGTCTTGAAAAGGATAATTATCCTCCAACTCTATTTGGAAGTGGTCGTATCAATCCTACTCAGAATCTCGTTGATGCTTTTCCAATGCTTAATGGTTATCCGATTACAGATTCGAAAAGTACTTTCGATGCTAATAATCCTTACAAGAACCGTGATCCTCGTTTGGCTCAGTATATTGTAGTTAATAATAGCACTATGGGACCAAGCAGTTCACCGATCTTTACATCTGTAGGAAAAACGGATGATGGTTTGAATGCTATAGCCAAGTCAACCCGAACTGGATATTACATGCGTAAATTGCTCCGTGAAGATGTAAACCTTAATCCTTCAAGTACTAATACCCAGAAGCATTATGTGGCTCGTATTCGTTATACAGAAATCTTTTTGTCATACGCGGAAGCCGCAAACGAAGCATGGGGTCCTGATGGAAAAGGAACTCATAATTATTCTGCGCGTGACGTAATTGCAGCAATCCGTAAACGGGCAGGAATAAAACAGCCGGATAGTTATCTGCAATCGATTAGTACTAAAGAAGATATGAGGACTCTTATTCATAATGAAAGACGATTGGAATTGTGTTTTGAAGGTTCTCGTTTCTGGGATTTGCGTAGGTGGAAAGAAAATATCAAAACCACAGCAAAAGGGGTGACTATTGATGCCAGTGGAACCATTAGTTACAATGATGTCGAACCAAGAGTCTATGGAGACCATATGCTTTATGGACCACTGCCTTATACTGAAGTGCTAAAGTGGGGACTTGAGCAAAATGCAGGTTGGTAA
- a CDS encoding DUF5627 domain-containing protein, with protein sequence MNKIFFALLLGVALLTACQNQDVEFSDYKYNAVYFAYQSPVRQIILGTDYVYDNSLDTAHQCMIYATMGGVYANKVNRILDVAVDNSLCNNLTFESATGNKVLPMPSNYYTLPSPMQIVIPSGSMMGGIKVQLTDAFFADTLSLKNTYVIPVKITKVQNADSILEGKARVSNPNRFVSTDWEIMPKDYVLFAVKYKNAWDATYLRRGIEVAPDTTVVYHQKYTEYDQVVSSVTTKSLSELLISLNAKSKGNKNLPFQLLLKFDKLGNCSITNPANVSSYAINGSGRYVKKVDSWGNEKRDVLYLKYNVSFGTSVHQLTDTLVMRDRSEKVELFNPFYNK encoded by the coding sequence ATGAATAAAATATTTTTTGCGCTCCTGTTAGGGGTAGCTTTATTGACTGCTTGTCAGAATCAGGATGTTGAATTTTCTGATTATAAATATAATGCAGTGTATTTTGCATATCAGTCACCCGTTAGGCAGATTATTCTTGGAACTGATTATGTGTATGATAATTCCCTGGATACAGCGCATCAATGTATGATATATGCGACTATGGGCGGGGTTTATGCAAATAAAGTGAATCGTATATTAGATGTGGCGGTAGATAATTCGCTGTGTAATAATCTGACGTTTGAATCTGCAACGGGGAATAAGGTGCTTCCAATGCCATCAAATTATTATACCCTTCCATCTCCAATGCAGATTGTAATTCCTTCCGGATCTATGATGGGAGGAATAAAGGTGCAACTGACCGATGCATTCTTTGCTGATACACTATCACTAAAGAACACGTACGTAATACCTGTGAAAATCACAAAGGTTCAAAATGCGGATTCAATTTTGGAAGGTAAAGCAAGAGTGTCAAATCCTAATCGTTTTGTTTCTACTGACTGGGAGATCATGCCAAAAGATTATGTCCTATTCGCTGTAAAATACAAAAATGCATGGGATGCGACCTATTTGCGTAGGGGAATCGAGGTTGCTCCGGATACAACTGTTGTATATCATCAAAAATATACGGAATATGATCAGGTTGTATCAAGCGTAACAACTAAATCTTTGAGTGAGCTTTTAATTTCATTGAATGCAAAATCTAAGGGTAATAAAAATCTTCCATTCCAGCTTCTTCTGAAATTTGACAAGTTGGGGAATTGTTCGATTACAAATCCTGCTAATGTGTCATCTTATGCAATTAATGGTAGCGGAAGATATGTGAAAAAAGTGGATTCCTGGGGTAACGAAAAACGGGATGTTTTGTACTTAAAGTACAATGTATCGTTTGGAACTTCAGTTCATCAACTGACCGATACCCTGGTGATGCGCGATCGATCGGAAAAGGTTGAACTTTTTAATCCTTTCTATAACAAATAG
- a CDS encoding cellulase family glycosylhydrolase, translated as MEASGDRYSLEVDLFAILNTYIMKTSLIKLCFVLLAFISSLNVFGWQGMPMPQLHVEGRYLKDSDGKIVNLKGFAQTYSPFFNNNAWNNYDVAGCLNYNKWLIDEMLAAEWKMSFMRLHMDPYWSNTPGCTGRYEGEECFDEFRFRNYLDKVFVPMAEYCISKGIYVVMRPPGVFPNQISVGDGYNQYLKKVWGIVSNHPKLKNNPNVMFELGNEPIDILGTDGTYGSSGDAKFENLQKYMQSIVDVIRGAGANNILWVPGLGYQSSYAGFPKYPIKGDNIGYAIHVYPGWFGSANGYLTFQREWDKSVKPIADIAPIMVTEMDWAPAKYKSSWGKSNTGIVGGDGFGANFKYITDNSGNVSWLLFTDADKLAQFVEAPPATGDTCVFLNDPEACPWQAFHWFKEYANPTSLPVTKLEVLNSNLAPIADNEPLQLITGGDTYIFVKATYDDGHIEYVSSKATYQSNNATVATGAPGRLIAKKDGTANITINYGGLDKQISVVASTFPLKAECMDLNMWGANTFDNSTHALHITQWGQAGWTFANGVDISGYKYLVFKFGTYNYPWGTNIHLKDGSTESQDYTWQGKKQLVIDLQNVKTSAGVSIVPNHITAVRIWSAGGDIVIDNVYLTNKSDASEETSAIENVTIDKVSADDIVDVHTVTGVLVKSHVKRSEAKYGLSDGVYIIGRQKVIVMNRSRFFN; from the coding sequence ATGGAAGCTTCAGGGGATAGGTATTCACTTGAAGTTGATTTGTTTGCAATCTTAAATACTTATATCATGAAGACTAGTTTGATTAAATTGTGTTTTGTATTACTCGCATTCATTTCTTCACTGAATGTTTTCGGATGGCAAGGAATGCCTATGCCTCAACTACATGTTGAAGGAAGATACCTTAAGGATTCGGATGGGAAAATTGTAAACCTGAAGGGGTTTGCTCAAACATACAGTCCTTTTTTTAATAATAATGCATGGAATAATTATGATGTGGCGGGGTGTCTTAATTATAATAAATGGCTGATCGATGAGATGTTGGCTGCTGAATGGAAAATGAGTTTTATGCGTTTGCATATGGATCCATACTGGAGTAATACCCCGGGTTGCACAGGACGATATGAGGGAGAAGAGTGTTTTGATGAATTCCGATTCAGAAATTACCTTGACAAAGTCTTTGTACCGATGGCTGAATATTGTATTTCTAAGGGTATATATGTTGTTATGCGGCCTCCGGGAGTTTTCCCTAATCAGATAAGTGTTGGAGATGGGTATAATCAATATTTGAAGAAAGTCTGGGGGATAGTGAGTAATCACCCAAAGTTGAAAAACAATCCGAATGTCATGTTTGAATTAGGCAATGAGCCGATTGATATATTAGGAACAGATGGAACCTATGGGTCAAGTGGAGATGCTAAATTTGAGAATCTTCAAAAATACATGCAATCGATTGTTGATGTAATACGTGGTGCCGGTGCAAATAATATATTATGGGTGCCGGGATTAGGTTATCAATCGTCGTATGCCGGGTTTCCTAAATATCCAATAAAAGGTGATAATATCGGATATGCTATCCATGTCTATCCGGGCTGGTTTGGAAGTGCAAATGGTTATCTGACATTTCAGAGAGAATGGGATAAATCCGTGAAGCCGATTGCGGATATAGCCCCTATAATGGTAACGGAAATGGACTGGGCTCCGGCAAAATATAAATCATCATGGGGTAAAAGCAATACAGGTATAGTTGGTGGAGACGGCTTTGGGGCCAACTTTAAATATATTACAGATAATTCAGGAAATGTGAGCTGGCTGTTATTTACTGATGCTGATAAATTGGCTCAATTTGTCGAAGCTCCTCCAGCAACTGGTGATACCTGTGTTTTCCTAAATGATCCCGAAGCTTGCCCATGGCAAGCATTTCATTGGTTTAAGGAATATGCAAATCCAACAAGTTTGCCAGTAACTAAACTGGAAGTGTTGAATTCCAACTTAGCGCCGATTGCTGATAATGAACCTCTTCAATTAATAACAGGCGGGGATACATATATATTTGTAAAAGCGACTTATGATGATGGGCATATTGAATACGTAAGCTCAAAAGCAACTTACCAGAGTAATAATGCAACTGTCGCAACCGGTGCCCCAGGTCGATTAATCGCTAAAAAAGATGGTACGGCAAATATTACGATTAACTATGGTGGACTTGATAAACAAATAAGTGTAGTTGCTTCAACATTCCCATTGAAAGCGGAATGTATGGATCTGAATATGTGGGGAGCCAATACTTTTGATAATAGTACGCATGCTCTTCATATTACTCAGTGGGGGCAGGCCGGTTGGACCTTTGCTAACGGAGTTGATATCTCAGGCTACAAATATTTGGTGTTTAAATTTGGGACATATAACTACCCCTGGGGGACAAATATACATTTAAAGGATGGAAGTACAGAGTCTCAGGATTATACCTGGCAAGGAAAAAAACAACTGGTAATTGACTTGCAGAATGTTAAGACCAGTGCCGGTGTATCTATCGTACCTAATCATATTACGGCGGTAAGGATTTGGTCAGCAGGTGGTGATATTGTAATTGATAATGTGTATTTAACCAATAAATCAGATGCGAGTGAAGAGACTTCGGCCATTGAGAATGTCACTATTGATAAAGTTTCAGCTGATGATATTGTGGATGTTCATACAGTTACAGGTGTTTTGGTTAAATCTCATGTGAAACGATCAGAAGCTAAATACGGTCTTTCAGATGGTGTGTATATAATAGGTCGTCAGAAAGTGATTGTGATGAATAGAAGCAGATTTTTTAATTGA